A genomic window from Mycobacteriales bacterium includes:
- a CDS encoding OB-fold domain-containing protein, producing MNPEALVAPHAIEYTYTRSTGPVIGAFLTALRDRRILGVRARDGRVLVPPAEYDPVTSEDISELVEVGDAGVVTTWVWNPNPLAGQPLDRPFAWALVRLDGADTGMLAAVDVEGPAAIRTGLRVRVRWAEHRVGSIRDLLCFQPEDSA from the coding sequence ATGAATCCCGAGGCGCTCGTCGCCCCGCACGCGATCGAGTACACCTACACCCGCTCGACCGGTCCGGTGATCGGCGCCTTCCTCACCGCGCTACGGGACCGGCGCATCCTCGGCGTTCGGGCTCGCGACGGCCGGGTTCTCGTGCCTCCGGCCGAGTACGACCCGGTGACCTCGGAGGACATCTCTGAGCTGGTCGAGGTCGGCGATGCCGGAGTGGTCACGACCTGGGTCTGGAACCCCAACCCACTGGCGGGCCAGCCGCTGGACCGGCCGTTTGCCTGGGCGCTGGTCCGGCTTGACGGGGCGGACACCGGGATGTTGGCAGCGGTGGACGTCGAAGGGCCGGCAGCCATCCGCACCGGGCTGCGGGTGCGGGTCCGCTGGGCCGAACATCGGGTCGGTTCCATCCGCGATTTGTTGTGCTTCCAGCCGGAGGATTCCGCGTGA
- a CDS encoding cytochrome P450, which yields MTLEIDVYDPDQYVQGVPHDKFRRLRTEAPVYHHDDPQQPAGYWALTRHADVVYVSRNPELFSSYERGALMNEFTGQHLDNTRLLMLNKDAPEHSRLRSLVNRGFTPRMIARLEARIQAACDEIVDTAVAKGSGDFVTLCAAELPLIVIAELMGVPQEDRHRVFDWSNRMIGFDDPEFQTSPEDGQVAAEEMWAYANQLAATKRERIDDDIVSKLIGPDEEGNQLDELEFDMFFLLLAVAGNETTRNAISGGMLALIEHPAEWERLRADAGLLATAADEIVRWVTPVNMFRRTALADVLIGEQQIVAGDKVVIYYTSANRDEEVFTEAHRFDVGRDPNPHVGFGGGGPHFCLGRHLAKFELECIFRSLSARVERVELMGEPRRLRSNFINGIKEMPVRFVSAPGV from the coding sequence ATGACCCTCGAGATCGATGTCTACGATCCGGATCAGTACGTGCAGGGCGTGCCACACGACAAGTTCCGGCGCTTGCGTACGGAAGCTCCGGTCTATCACCACGACGACCCGCAGCAGCCCGCCGGCTATTGGGCGCTGACCCGGCACGCCGATGTTGTCTACGTCTCACGCAACCCGGAGCTCTTCTCGTCCTACGAGCGCGGTGCGCTGATGAACGAGTTCACCGGACAGCACCTGGACAACACGCGCCTGCTCATGCTGAACAAGGACGCCCCGGAGCACTCCAGGTTGCGCAGCTTGGTCAACCGCGGTTTCACCCCGCGCATGATCGCCAGGCTCGAGGCTCGGATCCAAGCCGCCTGCGACGAGATCGTCGATACCGCCGTGGCCAAGGGTAGCGGCGACTTCGTGACGCTCTGCGCCGCCGAACTCCCGCTGATCGTGATTGCCGAGCTGATGGGGGTGCCGCAGGAAGACCGGCACCGGGTGTTCGACTGGTCCAATCGCATGATCGGCTTCGATGACCCCGAGTTCCAGACATCTCCGGAGGACGGTCAGGTGGCCGCCGAGGAGATGTGGGCCTACGCCAACCAGCTGGCGGCCACGAAACGAGAGCGGATCGACGACGACATAGTCAGCAAGCTGATCGGTCCCGACGAGGAGGGGAATCAGCTCGACGAGCTCGAGTTCGACATGTTCTTCCTTCTGCTCGCGGTCGCCGGGAACGAGACGACGCGAAATGCGATCTCCGGGGGGATGCTCGCACTGATTGAGCACCCCGCGGAGTGGGAGCGACTGCGGGCCGATGCCGGGCTGCTTGCGACCGCGGCTGACGAGATCGTCCGTTGGGTAACTCCCGTGAACATGTTCCGCCGCACCGCGTTGGCCGATGTCCTGATCGGCGAACAACAAATCGTTGCCGGCGACAAGGTGGTCATCTACTACACGTCGGCGAACCGCGACGAGGAAGTCTTTACGGAGGCGCACCGGTTCGATGTGGGCCGGGATCCCAACCCGCACGTCGGCTTTGGCGGCGGCGGTCCGCATTTCTGCCTCGGTCGACACCTCGCCAAATTCGAGCTCGAGTGCATCTTCCGCTCGCTGAGCGCCCGCGTCGAGCGGGTCGAGCTGATGGGGGAGCCGCGCCGGCTCCGGTCCAACTTCATCAACGGGATCAAGGAAATGCCAGTGCGTTTCGTGTCAGCGCCGGGCGTATGA